In Spinacia oleracea cultivar Varoflay chromosome 5, BTI_SOV_V1, whole genome shotgun sequence, a single window of DNA contains:
- the LOC110800025 gene encoding heterogeneous nuclear ribonucleoprotein 1 has translation MEPGKLFIGGISWDTNEDRLREYFETFGEVVEAVIMKDRATGRARGFGFVIYADPAVAERVVRQKHMIDGRTVEAKKAVPRDDQHVLTRNHSSPIASPVPARTKKIFVGGLPSTVTEGDFKRYFDQFGIITDVVVMYDHNTQRPRGFGFITFDSEDAVERALMKTFHELNGKMVEVKRAVPKELSPGPSRSPLGAGSGGLTRVNSFLNGFTQGYNPSPIGGHGVKIDERQSPMPFARGGFPSFSPSSYGSALNYEPRMSPGFGETANLYPKLSFEQGLSALHNGNINRHDNFVEFDGVNRGSGSTIGSSSWSLWGNGNGNGNGNGSINDSPFSGNNASMNFRDIEADALKNTEFIWNTSAIPVQGGGRASVSNGLSLSYGREDNNLGSAMGLYGRDIRTRTQPVSSFPSLDVGFDAKFDDFLGGGGEQSLLLPSLGLKGSGSFEFGLGNSVSDVPLNNPAGLCW, from the exons ATGGAGCCAGGGAAGCTATTCATCGGTGGGATTTCTTGGGACACAAATGAAGATCGTCTGAGGGAGTATTTTGAAACATTTGGTGAGGTGGTTGAGGCTGTGATCATGAAGGATCGAGCCACGGGCCGAGCTCGTGGCTTCGGCTTTGTTATCTATGCTGACCCGGCTGTTGCTGAGCGAGTTGTGAGGCAGAAGCATATGATAGATGGCAGAACT GTTGAGGCAAAAAAGGCTGTTCCTAGAGATGATCAGCATGTCCTTACCAGAAACCACAGCAGTCCTATTGCTTCACCAGTGCCTGCTCGCACAAAGAAGATATTCGTGGGGGGCTTACCGTCTACTGTGACTGAAGGGGACTTCAAAAGGTACTTTGATCAGTTTGGGATCATCACTGATGTTGTTGTTATGTATGATCACAATACCCAAAGGCCAAGAGGATTTGGATTTATCACCTTTGACTCAGAAGATGCAGTTGAGAGAGCGCTGATGAAAACCTTTCATGAACTCAATGGTAAAATGGTTGAGGTCAAACGAGCTGTTCCCAAGGAGCTGTCACCAGGTCCAAGCAGGAGTCCTTTAGGAGCTGGTAGTGGTGGACTTACTAGAGTTAATAGCTTCCTCAATGGTTTTACACAGGGTTACAATCCAAGCCCAATTGGAGGACATGGAGTCAAAATTGATGAACGACAAAGTCCCATGCCTTTTGCTCGAGGTGGATTTCCTTCATTTAGCCCTTCTAGTTATGGTAGTGCATTGAATTATGAGCCGAGAATGAGTCCAGGCTTTGgggaaactgcaaatctctatCCAAAGTTGAGTTTTGAGCAAGGTTTAAGTGCTTTGCACAATGGCAACATTAACAGGCACGATAACTTTGTTGAGTTTGATGGGGTGAACAGGGGTAGTGGTTCCACCATTGGTTCATCTTCCTGGAGCTTGTGgggaaatggaaatggaaatggaaatggaaatgggaGCATTAATGACTCTCCATTCTCTGGAAACAATGCTTCTATGAACTTCAGAGATATTGAGGCAGATGCTCTTAAGAATACTGAATTTATTTGGAATACTTCTGCCATTCCTGTTCAAGGGGGAGGGCGTGCTTCTGTCTCAAATGGTCTCAGTCTTAGCTATGGTCGGGAAGATAACAATCTTGGATCAGCAATGGGATTGTATGGCAGAGACATCAGAACCAGGACACAGCCAGTCTCATCTTTCCCTTCCTTAGATGTTGGTTTTGATGCTAAGTTTGATGATTTTCTTGGTGGTGGGGGTGAGCAATCCTTGCTTTTGCCATCTTTGGGACTGAAGGGATCTGGTTCATTTGAATTTGGACTCGGAAATTCAGTGTCGGATGTTCCACTCAACAACCCTGCTGGGTTATGCTGGTAG